GGTGATGCGGGCCGCCGGGGCCCCGGCCACGCTGTAGCTCATGGTGGCCCCGCCGCCCTGGCGGGCGAGGACGCCCCCGACCGGCGCACCGGCGGGGACGCCGACCGGGACCGGGCCGGGCAGACGGGTCGGCTCCGGGGCCGGCCGCACGGGCGCCCCCTGCGGCCGGAACTCCAGCGCCGTGACCGTCGGCGGGGACCCGAGGTGCACCACGGTGGGCCCGGTGAGCGCCAGCGTCGTGACCCGGCGGCCCCCGGCGTAGGTGCCGAAGCGGGAGTGGTCGGTGAGCGTCCAGCGCCCGTCGGTCAGCTCCACGACGAGGTGCGTGCGCGAGACGTGCTCCCCGGGCAGGTCGAGATCGGCGGTGGGCCCCCGCCCGATGACGAACGGCCGACCGGGCGGGACCTGCACGCGACGACCCTCGGCCACCAGCTCCAGCGACTGCATCGGTCCCCCTGCCCTGTCGTGGGCCGCAGATTAACGCCTGCCCCCGGCAGGTGGGCGCGTCAGTTCGGCCACGAACACGTCTCCCCCCGACGCCGCCCGGAGGCTACCGTCCGGTACATGGCTCTGGCGATCACCGACGACCACCGGACGCTGGCCGAGGTGGCCCGCTCCGCCCTGTCCGGGCAGCGGGCGGCGGCCCGCGCCCTGCTCGACTCCCCCGACGAGGCGCTGCCCGCGCTCTGGAAGGAGCTGGCCGCGCTCGGCTGGCTGGGGCTCGCCGTCCCCGAGGAGCACGGCGGCGAGGGCGCCGGGCTGCCGGAGCTGGCCGTCGTGCTCGAGGAGCTGGGCCGGGTCGTCGCGCCCGGGCCGTTCCTGCCGACGGTGCTCGCGTCGGCGGTGCTGGCCGAGGCCGGCCCGCCGGAGCTGCGCGCGTCGCTGCTGCCGGGGCTGGCCGACGGGTCGCGGATCGGCGCGGTCGGGCTCGGCGGGTCGGTCACCCACGACGGCTCCACCGCCTCCGGCGACGCCGGGCTGGTGCTGGGCGGCGGGCTCGCGGAGGTGTTCCTGCTGGTCGCGGGCGACGACGTGGTGGTCGTCGACACCGTCACCCGGACCGTCCCCGACGCGCTGCTCGACCGCACCCGGCGCAGCGCGCTGGTCGTCCTCGACGCCGCCCCCCTGCTGGGCGTGCTGCCCGGCGGGGCCGCGGTCGCCCGGCGGCTCACCCGGGTCCTCGCCGCCGCCGAGGCCGCGGGGATCGCCACCGCGTGCCTGGAGACCTCGGTCGCCTACGTCAAGGAGCGCAAGCAGTTCGGGCGCACCGTCGGCACCTTCCAGGCGGTCAAGCACAAGGCGGCCGACCTGCTGGTCGACGCCGAGATCGCCGTCGCCGCCGCCTGGGACGCCTCGCGCGCCCCTGCGGGCACCCCCGACGCCGAGCTGGCCGCCGCCGTGGCCGCCGCCCGCTCGGTCCCCGGCGCGGTCCGCGCCGCGGAGACGATGATCCAGCTGCACGGCGGGATCGGCTTCACCTGGGAGCACGACGCCCACCTCTACCTGCGCCGGGCGATCACCCTCGCCGCCGTCGTCGCGCAGACCGGGGACGCCGAGCGCGACGTCGCGCGGCTGGTCCGCGAGCGGGTCACCCGGGCCCCGGACCTGGACCTCCCGCCCGAGGCGGAGGCCCACCGCGCCGCCGCGCGCGAGTTCGTCGCCTCGCTGGAGGGCAAGGACGCCGCCGCCCGCCGCGCCGCGATGGTGGAGTCCGGCTACCTGGTGCCGCACTGGCCGCCGCCGTGGGGCCGCGACGCGTCGGCCACCGAGCAGCTGGTGATCGAGCAGGAGTTCCGCGGCGTCGACGTGCCCGGCCTGGGCATCACCGCGTGGAACATCCAGACGATCATGCAGCACGGCACGCCCGAGCAGCACGAGCGCTGGATCCGCGACGCCCTGCTCGGCGTCACCGAGTGGTGCCAGCTGTTCTCCGAGCCCGGGGCGGGATCGGACGCGGCCGCGATCTCCACGCGGGGCGTGCGCGTCGACGGCGGCTGGCGGGTCACCGGGCAGAAGGTGTGGACGACCCGGGCCCACGAGTCCGACTGGGGCTTCGCGACGGTCCGCACCGACTCCTCCGGGACGAAGCACGCGGGCATCACGATGATGGCGATCGACCTGCGCTCCGAGGGCGTCGACGTCCGGCCGCTGCGCGAGCTGACCGGTGACGCCCTGTTCAACGAGGTCTTCCTCGACGACGTGTTCGTGCCCGACGCCGACGTGGTCGGCGAGGTCGGTCAGGGCTGGCGGGTCGCGCGGGCGACGC
This sequence is a window from Pseudonocardia petroleophila. Protein-coding genes within it:
- a CDS encoding acyl-CoA dehydrogenase, which gives rise to MALAITDDHRTLAEVARSALSGQRAAARALLDSPDEALPALWKELAALGWLGLAVPEEHGGEGAGLPELAVVLEELGRVVAPGPFLPTVLASAVLAEAGPPELRASLLPGLADGSRIGAVGLGGSVTHDGSTASGDAGLVLGGGLAEVFLLVAGDDVVVVDTVTRTVPDALLDRTRRSALVVLDAAPLLGVLPGGAAVARRLTRVLAAAEAAGIATACLETSVAYVKERKQFGRTVGTFQAVKHKAADLLVDAEIAVAAAWDASRAPAGTPDAELAAAVAAARSVPGAVRAAETMIQLHGGIGFTWEHDAHLYLRRAITLAAVVAQTGDAERDVARLVRERVTRAPDLDLPPEAEAHRAAAREFVASLEGKDAAARRAAMVESGYLVPHWPPPWGRDASATEQLVIEQEFRGVDVPGLGITAWNIQTIMQHGTPEQHERWIRDALLGVTEWCQLFSEPGAGSDAAAISTRGVRVDGGWRVTGQKVWTTRAHESDWGFATVRTDSSGTKHAGITMMAIDLRSEGVDVRPLRELTGDALFNEVFLDDVFVPDADVVGEVGQGWRVARATLGNERVSIGGGGAGTLPFRAKDLLPLADAAPDPHVAEKEVGALIVEDLAKRLLLLRQAARAVGGTEPGPEGNLNKLFSSEHSQRVTSLGVRLAGTAAVAGGNELVMRCYLWARCITIAGGTSEIARNQVAERLLGLPRDPLVS